In Lates calcarifer isolate ASB-BC8 linkage group LG15, TLL_Latcal_v3, whole genome shotgun sequence, one genomic interval encodes:
- the LOC108899549 gene encoding sperm acrosome membrane-associated protein 4, which produces MLKLVCPLLLLCLLPAVVPLFCYTCVFPAISPLDCIRFPLRCPPGQLCLSSRAVGEKGDFRVVLYEKSCVLPSLCGVTGEKYAMGLNFTFTNECCNTHLCNRAATPATPYWTGTLLTLLISYPVW; this is translated from the exons ATGTTGAAGCTGGTTTGTCCTCTGCTTCTCCTTTGTTTACTTCCAGCTGTGG TCCCCCTCTTCTGTTACACCTGTGTGTTCCCTGCCATCTCACCTCTGGACTGCATCAGATTTCCTCTGAGGTGTCCACCCGGGCAGCTCTGTCTGTCCAGCAGAGCTGTGGGCGAAAAAG GAGACTTCCGTGTGGTGTTGTATGAGAAGAGCTGTGTCCTGCCCTCCCTGTGTGGAGTCACAGGTGAAAAATATGCCATGGGACTCAACTTCACCTTCACCAATGAATGCtgcaacacacacctgtgcaacAGAGCTGCAACACCTGCTACGCCCTACTGGACTGGCACATTACTCACACTACTTATTTCATACCCAGTTTGGTga
- the zp3d.2 gene encoding zona pellucida sperm-binding protein 3d.2 isoform X1, whose translation MCYFLMFVILPLLTPADGGALWRSESLNKTTHVMSKIVRRETRTLPPPFLHLPMFVDSGLPLLGKEHFSPARGTGKEPLPETVRELLIPVQQHSTSLPNVSGVSVRTSCKQNKMRVQVQRSLLGTGEPQSQLKLGTCQASRSTRDYLHFEYDFGMCGTRRTITDNQVAYSNTLHYDPPKLQGPIRRAMSFTLPVACYYNRYQYSYKIGYTPKMRMRKIFKSMKNRAKFILTPRNAQWERLSPSDHYMLGKPMYFEAEAPSMSQDKRLYINSCYVTPEKSHTSALQFPVVKNFGCMVESKDSHSRFIPYKNNAVRFSVDAFLFKGMTDQQLYMHCSLSVASSVPSATAKSCNYDTKAGRWVELYGSDSVCTCCNSNCGSAASTVTKIISSRPWTIEPKVKPTTTPKRKMVSTTTTSTMVAPQPETTREVTESSTTSQPEVTAGTPTGKVANTGKELEWPFGGGGVKWVELEGEERRVKGSAVVEEVVTEPHRIFEEIFDFDK comes from the exons atgtgttactttcttatgtttgttattttacCCCTGCTGACTCCTGCTGATGGAGGAGCACTGTGGAGGTCAGAGTCCTTAAATAAAACAACCCACGtgatgtcaaaaattgtcagGAGAGAAACACGGACTCTGCCGCCGCCATTCCTCCATCTCCCCATGTTTGTGGACTCAGGCCTGCCGCTGCTGGGGAAGGAGCATTTCTCTCCAGCCAGAGGCACCGGGAAGGAGCCTTTACCTGAAACCGTCCGGGAGCTCCTGATACCGGTTCAGCAGCACAGCACCAGTCTGCCAAACGTTTCGGGAGTTTCCGTCAGGACTTCTTGCAAGCAGAACAAAATGCGCGTGCAGGTGCAGAGGAGCTTGTTGGGAACCGGTGAACCACAATCTCAGCTCAAACTGGGGACATGCCAGGCCAGCAGATCCACGAGGGATTACCTTCACTTTGAATATGATTTTGGCATGTGTGGAACCAGACGCACG ataaCTGATAACCAGGTGGCCTATTCAAACACACTACATTATGATCCACCAAAGCTCCAGGGACCAATCAGACGAGCTATGTCCTTCACCCTGCCTGTTGCATGTTACTATAACAG GTACCAGTACTCCTACAAAATTGGTTACACACCAAAGATGCGAATGCGCAAGATCTTCAAATCAATGAAGAACAGAGCAAAATTCATTCTCACTCCACGAAATG CTCAGTGGGAAAGGCTTTCTCCGTCAGATCACTACATGCTTGGAAAGCCCATGTACTTTGAGGCTGAGGCTCCATCAATGTCCCAAGACAAAAGACTATACATCAACTCGTGTTATGTGACTCCTGAGAAGTCCCACACCTCTGCACTTCAGTTTCCAGTTGTGAAAAACTTCGG GTGTATGGTTGAAAGCAAGGACAGTCATTCTAGGTTCATCCCATACAAAAACAATGCTGTGAGATTCTCTGTGGATGCCTTTTTGTTCAAGGGAATGACAGACCAG CAGCTCTACATGCACTGCAGCTTGTCTGTGGCCAGCTCTGTGCCCTCAGCAACAGCCAAGTCCTGCAACTACGACACAAAAGCAGGAAG aTGGGTTGAGCTGTATGGATCAGACTCTGTGTGCACCTGCTGCAACTCcaactgtggctctgctgcaTCCACAG TGACCAAAATAATCAGCAGCAGACCGTGGACAATAGAGCCTAAAGTGAAACCTACCACAACCCCAAAGAGGAAGATGgtttccaccaccaccacatcaaCAATGGTGGCACCACAACCTGAGACGACCAGAGAGGTGACTGAATCGAGCACCACCTCACAGCCTGAAGTGACGGCAGGGACTCCGACTGGTAAGGTGGCGAATACGGGGAAGGAATTAGAGTGGCCCTTCGGAGGTGGAGGAGTGAAGTGGGTTGAGTTGGAAGGTGAGGAGAGGCGGGTGAAGGGCTCAGCTGTTGTGGAGGAGGTGGTCACAGAACCACACAGAATATTTGAAGAAATCTTTGATTTTGACAAATAA
- the zp3d.2 gene encoding zona pellucida sperm-binding protein 3d.2 isoform X2 encodes MCYFLMFVILPLLTPADGGALWRSESLNKTTHVMSKIVRRETRTLPPPFLHLPMFVDSGLPLLGKEHFSPARGTGKEPLPETVRELLIPVQQHSTSLPNVSGVSVRTSCKQNKMRVQVQRSLLGTGEPQSQLKLGTCQASRSTRDYLHFEYDFGMCGTRRTITDNQVAYSNTLHYDPPKLQGPIRRAMSFTLPVACYYNRYQYSYKIGYTPKMRMRKIFKSMKNRAKFILTPRNAQWERLSPSDHYMLGKPMYFEAEAPSMSQDKRLYINSCYVTPEKSHTSALQFPVVKNFGCMVESKDSHSRFIPYKNNAVRFSVDAFLFKGMTDQLYMHCSLSVASSVPSATAKSCNYDTKAGRWVELYGSDSVCTCCNSNCGSAASTVTKIISSRPWTIEPKVKPTTTPKRKMVSTTTTSTMVAPQPETTREVTESSTTSQPEVTAGTPTGKVANTGKELEWPFGGGGVKWVELEGEERRVKGSAVVEEVVTEPHRIFEEIFDFDK; translated from the exons atgtgttactttcttatgtttgttattttacCCCTGCTGACTCCTGCTGATGGAGGAGCACTGTGGAGGTCAGAGTCCTTAAATAAAACAACCCACGtgatgtcaaaaattgtcagGAGAGAAACACGGACTCTGCCGCCGCCATTCCTCCATCTCCCCATGTTTGTGGACTCAGGCCTGCCGCTGCTGGGGAAGGAGCATTTCTCTCCAGCCAGAGGCACCGGGAAGGAGCCTTTACCTGAAACCGTCCGGGAGCTCCTGATACCGGTTCAGCAGCACAGCACCAGTCTGCCAAACGTTTCGGGAGTTTCCGTCAGGACTTCTTGCAAGCAGAACAAAATGCGCGTGCAGGTGCAGAGGAGCTTGTTGGGAACCGGTGAACCACAATCTCAGCTCAAACTGGGGACATGCCAGGCCAGCAGATCCACGAGGGATTACCTTCACTTTGAATATGATTTTGGCATGTGTGGAACCAGACGCACG ataaCTGATAACCAGGTGGCCTATTCAAACACACTACATTATGATCCACCAAAGCTCCAGGGACCAATCAGACGAGCTATGTCCTTCACCCTGCCTGTTGCATGTTACTATAACAG GTACCAGTACTCCTACAAAATTGGTTACACACCAAAGATGCGAATGCGCAAGATCTTCAAATCAATGAAGAACAGAGCAAAATTCATTCTCACTCCACGAAATG CTCAGTGGGAAAGGCTTTCTCCGTCAGATCACTACATGCTTGGAAAGCCCATGTACTTTGAGGCTGAGGCTCCATCAATGTCCCAAGACAAAAGACTATACATCAACTCGTGTTATGTGACTCCTGAGAAGTCCCACACCTCTGCACTTCAGTTTCCAGTTGTGAAAAACTTCGG GTGTATGGTTGAAAGCAAGGACAGTCATTCTAGGTTCATCCCATACAAAAACAATGCTGTGAGATTCTCTGTGGATGCCTTTTTGTTCAAGGGAATGACAGACCAG CTCTACATGCACTGCAGCTTGTCTGTGGCCAGCTCTGTGCCCTCAGCAACAGCCAAGTCCTGCAACTACGACACAAAAGCAGGAAG aTGGGTTGAGCTGTATGGATCAGACTCTGTGTGCACCTGCTGCAACTCcaactgtggctctgctgcaTCCACAG TGACCAAAATAATCAGCAGCAGACCGTGGACAATAGAGCCTAAAGTGAAACCTACCACAACCCCAAAGAGGAAGATGgtttccaccaccaccacatcaaCAATGGTGGCACCACAACCTGAGACGACCAGAGAGGTGACTGAATCGAGCACCACCTCACAGCCTGAAGTGACGGCAGGGACTCCGACTGGTAAGGTGGCGAATACGGGGAAGGAATTAGAGTGGCCCTTCGGAGGTGGAGGAGTGAAGTGGGTTGAGTTGGAAGGTGAGGAGAGGCGGGTGAAGGGCTCAGCTGTTGTGGAGGAGGTGGTCACAGAACCACACAGAATATTTGAAGAAATCTTTGATTTTGACAAATAA
- the fli1rs gene encoding fli-1 proto-oncogene, ETS transcription factor-related sequence isoform X3 codes for MDCTIKEALSVVSEDQPIFEPPYTAAPAMHMKAEMTSPGGFSQASKQSPEPTEPEWVGSAAQNPGKRGEHVNGTSRESPVDCSVTKRSRHMSNDGAPMPYQAPYAEPRVSPQTTSPPSSTTEEKRVIVPADPEVWTQDHVRQWLDWAIKEYVLEEVDVMLFQALDGKALCKMTKDDMMRLTSAYNADILLSHLNYLRQSSPTFSYSTTPTNNTPPPQPRLQVKAESGFDEISRRNSWPANTMTTVPKGSSMEHQHSTRVTGPAPRIVEDPYQTLGPISSRLANPGSGQIQLWQFLLELLSDSNNAGIITWEGTNGEFKMTDPDEVAKRWGERKSKPNMNYDKLSRALRYYYDKNIMTKVHGKRYAYKFDFQGISQAHQNHAPEGGIVKYQTEMSYVQPYHSHQPKMNFMGGHPAPMPVSPGNFFASPSTYWNSPNSPIYPGSPMTRHPATHSHLSSYY; via the exons GAAGCGCTGTCCGTGGTGAGTGAGGATCAGCCCATTTTCGAGCCGCCCTACACCGCAGCCCCTGCCATGCACATGAAGGCTGAGATGACGTCGCCCGGAGGGTTCAGCCAGGCCTCCAAACAGAGTCCTGAGCCTACAGAGCCAGAGTGGGTGGGGTCAGCAGCGCAAAACCCTGGGAAAAGAGGCGAACACGTCAATGGAACCAG CCGTGAGTCCCCTGTGGACTGCAGTGTCACCAAACGCTCCAGACACATGAGTAACGACGGAGCTCCGATGCCGTACCAGGCCCCGTACGCAGAGCCTCGCGTCAGCCCTCAGACCACCAGCCCACCCAGCAGCaccacagaggagaagagggtcATCGTGCCAGCAG ATCCTGAGGTTTGGACACAGGACCATGTGCGGCAGTGGCTGGACTGGGCCATCAAAGAGTATGtcctggaggaggtggatgtCATGCTCTTCCAAGCTCTGGACGGCAAGGCCCTGTGCAAGATGACCAAGGACGATATGATGCGTCTCACGTCGGCCTACAACGCAGACATCCTGCTCTCACACCTCAATTACCTCCGGCAGA GTAGCCCTACGTTCTCATACTCCACAACTCCCACCAacaacacaccaccaccacaacccaGACTACAAGTGAAAGCAG aGAGCGGGTTTGACGAGATCAGCCGCAGAAACAGCTGGCCGGCAAACACCATGACCACAGTGCCTAAAG GTTCTTCTATGGAGCACCAACACAGCACAAGAGTTACAGGGCCTGCTCCAAGAATTGTGGAAG acCCATATCAGACATTAGGGCCTATAAGCAGTCGACTAGCCAACCCAG GTTCGGGGCAGATCCAGTTGTGGCAGTtcctgctggagctgctgtCCGACAGCAACAATGCTGGCATCATCACATGGGAGGGCACCAATGGCGAGTTCAAAATGACCGACCCTGATGAGGTGGCCAAGCGCTGGGGGGAGCGTAAGAGCAAGCCCAACATGAACTATGACAAGCTGAGCCGCGCTCTGCGCTACTACTACGACAAGAACATCATGACTAAGGTGCATGGCAAGCGCTACGCCTACAAATTTGACTTCCAAGGCATCTCGCAGGCACACCAGAATCATGCACCAGAAGGCGGGATTGTAAAATACCAGACTGAGATGTCTTACGTCCAGCCCTACCACAGCCACCAGCCCAAAATGAACTTCATGGGTGGCCACCCTGCACCTATGCCCGTCTCACCTGGCAACTTTTTCGCCTCCCCGTCGACATACTGGAACTCCCCCAACAGCCCCATCTATCCTGGGTCACCCATGACCCGGCATCCTGCCACTCACTCCCACCTGAGCTCATACTACTGA
- the fli1rs gene encoding fli-1 proto-oncogene, ETS transcription factor-related sequence isoform X1 yields MDCTIKEALSVVSEDQPIFEPPYTAAPAMHMKAEMTSPGGFSQASKQSPEPTEPEWVGSAAQNPGKRGEHVNGTSRESPVDCSVTKRSRHMSNDGAPMPYQAPYAEPRVSPQTTSPPSSTTEEKRVIVPADPEVWTQDHVRQWLDWAIKEYVLEEVDVMLFQALDGKALCKMTKDDMMRLTSAYNADILLSHLNYLRQSSPTFSYSTTPTNNTPPPQPRLQVKAESGFDEISRRNSWPANTMTTVPKGSSMEHQHSTRVTGPAPRIVEDPYQTLGPISSRLANPEGQALSSSKNRTGKQSPYKLPDPSAHRPVGSGQIQLWQFLLELLSDSNNAGIITWEGTNGEFKMTDPDEVAKRWGERKSKPNMNYDKLSRALRYYYDKNIMTKVHGKRYAYKFDFQGISQAHQNHAPEGGIVKYQTEMSYVQPYHSHQPKMNFMGGHPAPMPVSPGNFFASPSTYWNSPNSPIYPGSPMTRHPATHSHLSSYY; encoded by the exons GAAGCGCTGTCCGTGGTGAGTGAGGATCAGCCCATTTTCGAGCCGCCCTACACCGCAGCCCCTGCCATGCACATGAAGGCTGAGATGACGTCGCCCGGAGGGTTCAGCCAGGCCTCCAAACAGAGTCCTGAGCCTACAGAGCCAGAGTGGGTGGGGTCAGCAGCGCAAAACCCTGGGAAAAGAGGCGAACACGTCAATGGAACCAG CCGTGAGTCCCCTGTGGACTGCAGTGTCACCAAACGCTCCAGACACATGAGTAACGACGGAGCTCCGATGCCGTACCAGGCCCCGTACGCAGAGCCTCGCGTCAGCCCTCAGACCACCAGCCCACCCAGCAGCaccacagaggagaagagggtcATCGTGCCAGCAG ATCCTGAGGTTTGGACACAGGACCATGTGCGGCAGTGGCTGGACTGGGCCATCAAAGAGTATGtcctggaggaggtggatgtCATGCTCTTCCAAGCTCTGGACGGCAAGGCCCTGTGCAAGATGACCAAGGACGATATGATGCGTCTCACGTCGGCCTACAACGCAGACATCCTGCTCTCACACCTCAATTACCTCCGGCAGA GTAGCCCTACGTTCTCATACTCCACAACTCCCACCAacaacacaccaccaccacaacccaGACTACAAGTGAAAGCAG aGAGCGGGTTTGACGAGATCAGCCGCAGAAACAGCTGGCCGGCAAACACCATGACCACAGTGCCTAAAG GTTCTTCTATGGAGCACCAACACAGCACAAGAGTTACAGGGCCTGCTCCAAGAATTGTGGAAG acCCATATCAGACATTAGGGCCTATAAGCAGTCGACTAGCCAACCCAG AAGGCCAAGCCCTGAGCTCTTCCAAGAACCGAACAGGCAAACAAAGTCCATACAAGCTCCCTGACCCCAGCGCTCACAGGCCTGTGG GTTCGGGGCAGATCCAGTTGTGGCAGTtcctgctggagctgctgtCCGACAGCAACAATGCTGGCATCATCACATGGGAGGGCACCAATGGCGAGTTCAAAATGACCGACCCTGATGAGGTGGCCAAGCGCTGGGGGGAGCGTAAGAGCAAGCCCAACATGAACTATGACAAGCTGAGCCGCGCTCTGCGCTACTACTACGACAAGAACATCATGACTAAGGTGCATGGCAAGCGCTACGCCTACAAATTTGACTTCCAAGGCATCTCGCAGGCACACCAGAATCATGCACCAGAAGGCGGGATTGTAAAATACCAGACTGAGATGTCTTACGTCCAGCCCTACCACAGCCACCAGCCCAAAATGAACTTCATGGGTGGCCACCCTGCACCTATGCCCGTCTCACCTGGCAACTTTTTCGCCTCCCCGTCGACATACTGGAACTCCCCCAACAGCCCCATCTATCCTGGGTCACCCATGACCCGGCATCCTGCCACTCACTCCCACCTGAGCTCATACTACTGA
- the fli1rs gene encoding fli-1 proto-oncogene, ETS transcription factor-related sequence isoform X2: MHMKAEMTSPGGFSQASKQSPEPTEPEWVGSAAQNPGKRGEHVNGTSRESPVDCSVTKRSRHMSNDGAPMPYQAPYAEPRVSPQTTSPPSSTTEEKRVIVPADPEVWTQDHVRQWLDWAIKEYVLEEVDVMLFQALDGKALCKMTKDDMMRLTSAYNADILLSHLNYLRQSSPTFSYSTTPTNNTPPPQPRLQVKAESGFDEISRRNSWPANTMTTVPKGSSMEHQHSTRVTGPAPRIVEDPYQTLGPISSRLANPEGQALSSSKNRTGKQSPYKLPDPSAHRPVGSGQIQLWQFLLELLSDSNNAGIITWEGTNGEFKMTDPDEVAKRWGERKSKPNMNYDKLSRALRYYYDKNIMTKVHGKRYAYKFDFQGISQAHQNHAPEGGIVKYQTEMSYVQPYHSHQPKMNFMGGHPAPMPVSPGNFFASPSTYWNSPNSPIYPGSPMTRHPATHSHLSSYY; this comes from the exons ATGCACATGAAGGCTGAGATGACGTCGCCCGGAGGGTTCAGCCAGGCCTCCAAACAGAGTCCTGAGCCTACAGAGCCAGAGTGGGTGGGGTCAGCAGCGCAAAACCCTGGGAAAAGAGGCGAACACGTCAATGGAACCAG CCGTGAGTCCCCTGTGGACTGCAGTGTCACCAAACGCTCCAGACACATGAGTAACGACGGAGCTCCGATGCCGTACCAGGCCCCGTACGCAGAGCCTCGCGTCAGCCCTCAGACCACCAGCCCACCCAGCAGCaccacagaggagaagagggtcATCGTGCCAGCAG ATCCTGAGGTTTGGACACAGGACCATGTGCGGCAGTGGCTGGACTGGGCCATCAAAGAGTATGtcctggaggaggtggatgtCATGCTCTTCCAAGCTCTGGACGGCAAGGCCCTGTGCAAGATGACCAAGGACGATATGATGCGTCTCACGTCGGCCTACAACGCAGACATCCTGCTCTCACACCTCAATTACCTCCGGCAGA GTAGCCCTACGTTCTCATACTCCACAACTCCCACCAacaacacaccaccaccacaacccaGACTACAAGTGAAAGCAG aGAGCGGGTTTGACGAGATCAGCCGCAGAAACAGCTGGCCGGCAAACACCATGACCACAGTGCCTAAAG GTTCTTCTATGGAGCACCAACACAGCACAAGAGTTACAGGGCCTGCTCCAAGAATTGTGGAAG acCCATATCAGACATTAGGGCCTATAAGCAGTCGACTAGCCAACCCAG AAGGCCAAGCCCTGAGCTCTTCCAAGAACCGAACAGGCAAACAAAGTCCATACAAGCTCCCTGACCCCAGCGCTCACAGGCCTGTGG GTTCGGGGCAGATCCAGTTGTGGCAGTtcctgctggagctgctgtCCGACAGCAACAATGCTGGCATCATCACATGGGAGGGCACCAATGGCGAGTTCAAAATGACCGACCCTGATGAGGTGGCCAAGCGCTGGGGGGAGCGTAAGAGCAAGCCCAACATGAACTATGACAAGCTGAGCCGCGCTCTGCGCTACTACTACGACAAGAACATCATGACTAAGGTGCATGGCAAGCGCTACGCCTACAAATTTGACTTCCAAGGCATCTCGCAGGCACACCAGAATCATGCACCAGAAGGCGGGATTGTAAAATACCAGACTGAGATGTCTTACGTCCAGCCCTACCACAGCCACCAGCCCAAAATGAACTTCATGGGTGGCCACCCTGCACCTATGCCCGTCTCACCTGGCAACTTTTTCGCCTCCCCGTCGACATACTGGAACTCCCCCAACAGCCCCATCTATCCTGGGTCACCCATGACCCGGCATCCTGCCACTCACTCCCACCTGAGCTCATACTACTGA